The following proteins come from a genomic window of Euwallacea fornicatus isolate EFF26 chromosome 9, ASM4011564v1, whole genome shotgun sequence:
- the Tim10 gene encoding mitochondrial import inner membrane translocase subunit Tim10 — MTQKEQQNMQLIQELEIEMMADMYNRMTAACHKKCIPPVYHDSEIAKGEAVCIDRCVAKFLDIHERIGKKLGQLSMQDESLLKK; from the coding sequence ATGACTCAGAAAGAGCAACAAAACATGCAGTTAATCCAGGAATTAGAGATTGAAATGATGGCAGATATGTATAATCGAATGACTGCAGCATGTCATAAAAAGTGCATTCCACCAGTTTATCATGATTCTGAGATAGCAAAAGGCGAGGCAGTTTGTATCGACAGATGTGTTGCTAAGTTTTTGGATATTCATGAAAGAATCGGCAAAAAACTGGGACAGTTATCAATGCAAGATGAATCATTACTTAAAAAGTGA
- the LOC136341229 gene encoding uncharacterized protein: MLRKYEFEYFIIKKGMNLGKTTKVAIGWVLCTVGGIYSFYLAKRSIEQQRYENMKARQRMKASNVGQYEPSSRKFTSQYEPSQ; this comes from the exons ATGCtaagaaaatatgaatttgaatattttattataaaaaaagggATGAATTTGGGCAAAACTACGAAAGTAGCAATTGGTTG GGTCCTCTGCACTGTTGGTGGAATCTACTCTTTCTATTTGGCAAAAAGAAGTATCGAACAGCAGCGCTATGAGAATATGAAAGCGAGGCAGCGTATGAAGGCATCTAACGTAGGCCAGTACGAACCAAGTTCACGGAAGTTCACATCTCAGTACGAGCCCTCACAATAG
- the Socs44A gene encoding suppressor of cytokine signaling 2 has protein sequence MNSHSDRTKCWFHRIRYLKVFKSTNSNFAKQSPIVQNTNIIDYGHHCEHIEFHHSMSPNLTSEISDLKSETTIRRSIRKWHKRMKNCFSKRKHCLGPKGTTNINSELGQTISTQMVPTSEQHNCMDTVNISLTPSSSRLAVDPDDQHISPTNSHLSENAPKNEISSLAHQVWYWGPVSKQLVEAKLEGAPDGSFLVRDSASDRHIFSISFRSVGKTLHTRIESTESGYKVFDHKGFETVKDLIDEAIKISAKESIFCYTRSLGLEPNYPVRLLKPISRYDEVRSLQNLSRFVIRQHINVNDIEELCLPATLIAFLKEENYF, from the exons ATGAATTCCCATTCTGATAGAACAAAGTGTTGGTTCCATCGCATCAGATATCTAAAAGTGTTCAAGAGCACCAATAGTAATTTTGCTAAGCAGTCCCCCATTGTCCAAAATACCAACATTATAGATTATGGACATCATTGTGAACATATCGAGTTTCATCATAGTATGTCTCCAAATTTAACTAGTGAAATATCAGATTTGAAAAGTGAGACAACTATCAGAAGGAGCATTAGGAAGTGGCACAAGcggatgaaaaattgtttttcaaagaGGAAACATTGTTTGGGACCTAAAGGCACTACAAATATTAATTCAGAATTAGGACAAACCATCAGTACACAGATG GTGCCAACCTCAGAGCAACATAACTGTATGGATACTGTCAACATATCCCTCACTCCAAGTTCCTCAAGATTAGCTGTAGATCCTGATGACCAGCATATTTCACCAACTAATTCTCATTTATCAGAAAATGCCCCAAAAAACGAGATATCCAGCCTTGCACATCAAGTATGGTATTGGGGCCCAGTTTCAAAACAGCTGGTAGAAGCTAAACTTGAAGGAGCCCCGGACGGATCATTTTTAGTTAGAGATTCCGCTTCTGACAG ACACATATTCAGCATTAGCTTTAGAAGTGTTGGAAAAACACTCCACACGCGAATAGAATCCACAGAGAGTGGGTACAAGGTATTTGACCACAAAGGTTTTGAAACTGTTAAAGATTTAATAGATGAAGCTATCAAGATCTCTGCAAAGGAGTCGATATTCTGCTATACCAGGAGCTTAGGCCTAGAACCTAATTATCCAGTTAGATTGCTGAAACCAATATCTCGATATGACGAAGTTAGATCTTTGCAAAATCTCTCTAGATTCGTTATTAGGCAACATATTAACGTTAATGATATTGAAGAGTTGTGTTTGCCTGCCACGCTGATTGCTTTCTTGAAAGAggagaattatttttaa